A genome region from Jeotgalibacillus aurantiacus includes the following:
- a CDS encoding competence protein ComK — protein MEIRKMKLQKEAVMYTINAATMMLSPVIKEGALTGTVVYEKGSPPFEVDQTPISIIEHSCLYYFSTYEGRKTSSRILTQISHKPPIVIDPVTSVYFFSTHADSNPSNHWISLTHVIAVGSSNSSAEALVTLSGNVEIKLPLSRNAMHQQYLKAAVLSWKLTQNLDQIREKSEDSYKATQHQKRYLFVEYLNRIEQADAQEPVKPAEGGLEVSDERDIRRSNK, from the coding sequence ATGGAAATCAGAAAGATGAAGCTTCAAAAAGAAGCAGTCATGTATACCATTAATGCGGCGACCATGATGCTTTCACCTGTTATAAAAGAAGGGGCGTTAACGGGCACCGTGGTCTATGAAAAGGGATCTCCACCCTTCGAAGTGGATCAGACTCCGATCAGTATTATCGAGCATTCCTGTCTTTATTATTTTTCAACGTACGAAGGACGCAAAACCTCATCCAGAATCCTCACTCAAATCAGCCACAAACCTCCCATTGTGATTGACCCCGTTACAAGCGTCTATTTCTTTTCAACCCATGCAGATTCCAACCCGTCCAACCACTGGATCTCACTTACACATGTCATTGCAGTAGGTTCCAGCAATTCAAGTGCCGAAGCGCTTGTGACGCTGTCGGGTAACGTGGAAATAAAGCTGCCGTTGTCACGCAACGCCATGCATCAGCAGTATCTGAAGGCCGCTGTACTTTCATGGAAGCTGACTCAAAACCTGGATCAGATCAGGGAAAAGTCCGAGGATTCCTATAAAGCAACGCAGCATCAGAAACGATACTTATTTGTGGAGTATTTAAACAGAATCGAACAGGCCGATGCTCAGGAGCCTGTCAAGCCGGCAGAAGGCGGTCTGGAGGTATCAGATGAGCGGGACATCAGGCGATCGAATAAGTAA
- a CDS encoding IDEAL domain-containing protein: MENNKSFAEFMNESTVPQKQSSEMTMMEIYVDMVLNEILVRHRKEKLLKLINEALDNKDQDAFMKYSDELNKLEDTHGV, encoded by the coding sequence ATGGAAAACAACAAATCGTTCGCAGAATTTATGAATGAGTCAACCGTCCCTCAGAAACAGTCAAGCGAAATGACGATGATGGAGATTTACGTAGACATGGTATTAAATGAAATTCTTGTCCGTCATCGCAAGGAAAAACTATTGAAGCTAATTAATGAAGCGTTAGACAACAAAGATCAGGACGCTTTTATGAAGTACTCTGATGAATTAAATAAGTTAGAGGATACACACGGTGTGTAG
- a CDS encoding thiol-disulfide oxidoreductase DCC family protein, whose product MPDVVLFDGDCNVCDWSVRFIMKRDPEGHFHFASLQGEVGSKMRASYGIDPLIDSVMLIKDDKVYTKSTAVLTICKSLTGPAGFLPVFLAVPKPLRDLVYGFIAKNRFHWFGKKQACGIPTVEERRRMLD is encoded by the coding sequence ATGCCTGATGTTGTATTATTTGATGGGGATTGTAACGTCTGTGACTGGAGCGTACGTTTTATTATGAAAAGAGATCCGGAAGGGCATTTTCATTTTGCCTCGCTCCAGGGTGAAGTCGGGAGCAAGATGAGGGCGTCATACGGAATTGACCCTCTTATTGATTCTGTGATGTTAATAAAGGATGATAAAGTCTATACAAAGTCGACTGCAGTATTAACGATTTGCAAATCGCTGACAGGTCCAGCAGGGTTCCTTCCCGTTTTTCTTGCAGTGCCGAAGCCTTTAAGAGATCTCGTGTACGGCTTCATTGCTAAAAATCGTTTTCACTGGTTTGGTAAAAAACAGGCCTGCGGTATTCCTACTGTGGAAGAGAGAAGAAGAATGCTGGATTGA
- a CDS encoding YihY/virulence factor BrkB family protein, whose protein sequence is MTGRFKYAGSRFFKEGFYDQSAQTAYYFMLSMFPFLFMVVSIASFLPISSTELIAIIQPYAPAGTYRLIETNLRAILDSGQGQVLSISFISTFWLASMAVQSLVRSLSSIYKIERTGSFIKGLFSDFFLTIGFVFILPLTILIPLIEKVIQRIAEETFLFQVDWIDIWTPIRWGIGSFVLFLFFWVLYRYLPRHRLKWRDVLPGALFAVVFWQVISEGFSVFVSYGNYSRLYGQLGSVIVLMIWFYLTAFVLLFGALLNAYGNEGDGSDQNA, encoded by the coding sequence GTGACAGGCCGTTTCAAATATGCCGGCTCCAGATTTTTTAAAGAAGGTTTTTATGACCAGTCGGCTCAAACAGCTTACTATTTTATGCTGTCGATGTTTCCGTTTTTATTCATGGTCGTTTCCATCGCGAGTTTTCTGCCGATCTCATCGACAGAACTGATTGCGATCATTCAGCCATATGCACCTGCGGGGACATACAGATTAATTGAAACCAACCTGAGAGCCATTCTTGACTCAGGCCAGGGGCAGGTATTATCGATCAGTTTTATCTCCACTTTCTGGCTAGCTTCAATGGCTGTTCAATCTCTGGTTCGTTCACTAAGCAGTATTTACAAAATAGAAAGAACGGGAAGTTTTATAAAAGGTTTATTCAGCGATTTTTTCTTAACAATCGGTTTTGTATTCATTTTACCTTTAACGATTTTAATTCCGTTAATTGAAAAAGTGATACAGCGGATTGCAGAGGAAACATTTTTATTTCAGGTGGACTGGATTGATATCTGGACACCGATACGATGGGGGATCGGCTCCTTTGTGCTGTTTCTATTCTTCTGGGTGCTGTACCGTTACCTTCCAAGGCACCGGCTCAAATGGAGGGACGTTCTCCCCGGGGCACTGTTTGCCGTTGTTTTCTGGCAGGTGATTTCAGAAGGATTCTCAGTGTTTGTGAGCTACGGAAATTACAGCCGTTTATACGGACAGCTTGGATCGGTCATTGTATTAATGATCTGGTTTTATTTGACCGCATTCGTGCTGCTGTTTGGCGCTTTACTGAATGCATATGGAAATGAAGGAGACGGGAGTGATCAGAATGCCTGA
- a CDS encoding AzlD domain-containing protein — MSMIWIIVGMAIVTYIPRVLPLTVLEGKELPPFLQGVLKNIPYAVLGALIFPGILLIQPENILFGVIGAAAAFILAAIGADVMLVVLGSIVVLSVYMLIG; from the coding sequence ATGAGTATGATCTGGATCATTGTCGGCATGGCAATTGTCACTTATATCCCACGCGTTTTGCCATTAACGGTTCTTGAGGGGAAAGAACTGCCGCCTTTTCTTCAGGGCGTCCTGAAAAATATTCCTTACGCCGTCCTCGGAGCGCTGATCTTTCCGGGTATTCTTCTGATTCAGCCGGAAAATATTCTGTTTGGGGTAATTGGTGCTGCTGCCGCATTTATTCTTGCGGCTATCGGAGCGGATGTGATGCTGGTCGTTTTAGGATCGATTGTGGTCCTGTCTGTCTACATGTTAATAGGCTGA
- a CDS encoding AzlC family ABC transporter permease, producing the protein MQMSAVAESKAGFKEGLRAGISIAVGYLPVALTFGLLAKTTGLTVIEAVLMSVLVFAGAAQYISLSLIAGGAGAAIIIFNTFIVNIRHFLMSASLNEKMEPETRMKKAVYAFGLTDETFTVIATKEGKSTTGFAFGVMLIAYGSWVINTGIGHLIGASLPSFLQQAMSIALYAMFIGLLVPSAKKDLKVVYLAGLAAALNSLFVLTGLLNTGWAIAAASLLSAVVVEAAGRLRKGAGLL; encoded by the coding sequence ATGCAAATGTCTGCTGTAGCAGAATCAAAAGCAGGATTTAAAGAAGGACTGCGGGCAGGAATTAGCATTGCAGTAGGTTATCTGCCTGTAGCCCTGACGTTTGGTCTGCTTGCAAAAACCACAGGGCTTACCGTCATTGAGGCGGTTCTGATGAGTGTGCTCGTTTTTGCCGGAGCTGCTCAATACATTTCGCTGTCACTCATTGCGGGTGGGGCAGGTGCGGCGATCATTATTTTCAACACATTTATTGTGAACATCAGACACTTTTTAATGTCCGCTTCACTGAATGAAAAAATGGAGCCAGAGACGCGAATGAAAAAAGCTGTCTATGCATTTGGTCTGACAGATGAAACTTTCACCGTTATTGCGACGAAAGAAGGGAAGTCGACCACGGGTTTTGCTTTTGGTGTTATGCTCATCGCATATGGCAGCTGGGTGATCAACACAGGTATCGGTCATCTCATAGGTGCAAGTCTACCATCTTTCCTTCAACAGGCGATGTCGATTGCACTTTATGCCATGTTTATCGGACTACTCGTTCCTTCCGCTAAAAAAGATCTGAAGGTCGTGTATCTCGCCGGACTCGCTGCAGCATTAAACAGCCTGTTTGTGTTAACCGGATTGCTAAATACCGGATGGGCGATTGCTGCTGCCTCACTGCTTTCTGCTGTTGTGGTTGAAGCAGCGGGCCGGCTCAGAAAAGGGGCTGGACTGTTATGA
- a CDS encoding enoyl-CoA hydratase-related protein, whose translation METITIRQKEGWAEVTLNRPDAMNAFNYQMLTELGQAAESLRINPDVRVVVIKGSGEKAFSVGADLKERKTLTEQQVKRNINKIGEVFSAIEAMPQPVIAAMNGYAFGGGMELALACDFRVAEKDTLMGLTETSLAIIPGAGGTQRLPRIVGEAKALELILTAKRFTAEEGAGYGLITKAVEKGELDSEVSALLNAMLANGPIALQQAKYAIKTGMKADLQTGLQIERKAYEITIPTEDRVEALIAFSEKRKPVFKGK comes from the coding sequence ATGGAAACAATCACAATCAGACAAAAAGAGGGATGGGCGGAAGTAACATTGAACCGCCCTGATGCGATGAATGCTTTTAATTATCAAATGCTGACAGAGCTCGGACAGGCAGCTGAGTCATTACGCATTAATCCGGATGTACGGGTAGTTGTCATTAAAGGTTCCGGGGAAAAAGCGTTCAGCGTTGGAGCAGATTTGAAGGAACGAAAAACATTAACGGAGCAGCAGGTTAAACGCAACATTAATAAAATCGGAGAAGTGTTCAGTGCCATTGAAGCAATGCCGCAGCCTGTCATTGCTGCGATGAACGGATATGCTTTTGGCGGGGGAATGGAGCTTGCTCTTGCCTGTGATTTCCGGGTTGCTGAAAAGGATACGCTGATGGGGCTGACGGAAACGAGCCTGGCCATCATTCCGGGGGCAGGTGGAACGCAGCGTCTGCCGAGAATTGTCGGGGAAGCAAAAGCGCTTGAGCTGATCCTCACTGCTAAAAGATTTACAGCTGAAGAAGGAGCGGGATACGGTCTGATCACAAAAGCAGTGGAAAAAGGGGAGCTCGATTCTGAAGTATCTGCTCTTTTGAATGCGATGCTTGCGAACGGTCCGATTGCCCTCCAGCAGGCGAAATACGCCATTAAAACAGGAATGAAAGCGGATCTGCAGACAGGGCTCCAAATTGAACGTAAAGCATATGAAATCACGATTCCGACAGAGGACCGGGTAGAAGCACTGATCGCTTTCAGCGAAAAGAGAAAGCCGGTTTTCAAAGGGAAATAG
- a CDS encoding ABC1 kinase family protein produces the protein MISTKKVAAYRIYKIVFMSVKFFLQVYFFQRKYQGRWDATTERKWAELAGKQAREYKQTALKLEGLMIKMGQFLSTRADIMPRSFILELEGLTDRVPPVPWEEAKRVIEDDWNTAYGNIVHKISENPVASASIGDVYHAWLHNGDSVAIKVQRPGIERIIRTDFKAMKIVIWLAKRFTRFGKQVDLDALYREMTIVIGDELNFKKELQNGVAFGERFKDTPGVIVPRYIEEYTTRRVLVMDWIEGSKITDQSFLDKHGLNREELAENLLLLFIEQLLNEGMFHADPHGGNILIKEDGTIVLIDFGMVGVIRKKDAEAVQRAVEGVIFERYSEVVEALEQMKFLLPKADKDILEDVVERVVQVYKSGEWQDGESLMMESLLEDIQDIVRTQPIQLPTEFAFFGRAISTFTGVIYTIYPEADFIEMARPTIVRWATARNDDREDSAPWQTAVRYIQPLLSAPSKFSDALDEPKRYRRMMQWSNKKDRTLQELTARRRDIIIITAIPFISLHAGILIENWLLTGIAGALTAAGALRYRSISGRIARESEEEYS, from the coding sequence GTGATCAGCACGAAAAAAGTTGCCGCTTATCGAATTTATAAAATTGTTTTTATGTCTGTTAAGTTCTTTCTTCAGGTCTACTTTTTCCAGAGGAAATATCAGGGAAGATGGGATGCAACCACCGAAAGAAAGTGGGCAGAACTCGCCGGAAAGCAGGCCAGAGAATATAAACAGACTGCCCTGAAGCTTGAAGGGCTGATGATTAAAATGGGCCAGTTCTTATCAACACGTGCTGACATTATGCCGAGGTCCTTTATTCTCGAGCTGGAAGGTCTGACCGATCGCGTGCCTCCCGTTCCGTGGGAAGAAGCTAAACGGGTGATCGAGGATGACTGGAATACGGCATACGGAAATATCGTTCATAAAATTTCAGAAAATCCGGTCGCATCCGCCTCTATCGGCGATGTTTATCACGCCTGGCTTCACAATGGTGATTCAGTTGCGATCAAGGTTCAGCGTCCCGGCATTGAACGCATTATCCGGACTGACTTTAAAGCAATGAAAATCGTCATCTGGCTTGCCAAGCGTTTTACGCGGTTCGGCAAACAGGTGGACCTGGACGCCCTATACCGGGAAATGACGATCGTAATAGGTGATGAGCTTAATTTTAAGAAAGAACTTCAGAATGGTGTCGCATTTGGTGAGCGTTTTAAAGATACGCCGGGTGTGATCGTTCCAAGATACATTGAGGAGTATACAACCAGAAGAGTGCTCGTCATGGACTGGATCGAAGGCTCAAAAATCACTGATCAGTCATTCCTGGATAAACACGGACTGAATCGGGAAGAGCTGGCTGAAAATCTGCTGCTGCTTTTTATCGAACAGCTGCTGAATGAAGGCATGTTCCATGCAGATCCACACGGAGGCAATATTCTAATTAAAGAGGATGGAACCATTGTATTAATTGATTTCGGTATGGTAGGTGTCATTCGCAAAAAAGATGCTGAAGCTGTTCAAAGGGCGGTTGAAGGAGTTATTTTTGAACGCTACAGCGAGGTTGTTGAAGCGCTTGAACAAATGAAATTCCTTCTGCCTAAAGCAGATAAAGACATTCTTGAAGATGTTGTTGAGCGCGTAGTGCAGGTGTATAAAAGCGGGGAATGGCAGGATGGCGAGAGCCTGATGATGGAGAGCCTGCTTGAAGATATTCAGGATATTGTCCGCACCCAGCCGATCCAGCTTCCTACGGAGTTTGCGTTCTTCGGCCGGGCGATTTCCACCTTTACCGGGGTTATTTATACGATCTATCCGGAAGCCGACTTTATTGAAATGGCAAGGCCAACGATTGTGAGATGGGCTACTGCCCGTAATGACGACCGTGAAGACAGTGCACCGTGGCAAACTGCTGTACGTTACATACAGCCACTGCTTAGTGCCCCTTCAAAATTTTCAGATGCCCTTGATGAGCCGAAACGTTACAGACGGATGATGCAGTGGAGCAATAAAAAGGACCGCACGTTGCAGGAACTGACTGCCAGACGGAGAGACATCATCATCATTACTGCAATTCCTTTTATTAGTCTCCACGCAGGTATTTTGATTGAAAACTGGCTTTTAACAGGTATAGCCGGCGCACTGACAGCTGCAGGAGCGCTGCGGTACCGATCTATATCGGGTAGAATTGCCCGTGAATCTGAGGAGGAATATTCATGA
- a CDS encoding fatty acid--CoA ligase family protein has protein sequence MNLSDRLQETAEQHAGKTAYHFMDQSASYAELNGAVNKMANYLTQAGVKKGDHVGLLLGNSPHFVISMYAALRVGATVIPINPIYTPDEIAYILRDGDVKVVVALDLLLPLVEKAHAALPGIVQYVICETAPDAHEKIAALPEAVKGKVTAFMHAIGTQSPLYQGPDIDEEDTAIILYTSGTTGKPKGAMLSHKNVFSNAKDVAEYLNITGEDRVVTALPMFHVFALTVVLNAPLINGGTMLIVPRFSPKDVFDVVQKHKATVFAGVPTMYNFLLQYPEATGESFESVRLCISGGASLPVALLHQFEGKFNVRVSEGYGLSEASPVTCFNPLDRERKAGSIGTSITNVENKIVNELGEEVPPGEVGELIVRGPNVMKGYYKMPEETAAAIRDGWLYTGDLAKQDEEGYFFIVDRKKDMVIVGGYNVYPREVEEVLYEHEAITEAAVVGVPDMNYGEAVHAFVVSKDPSLTKEDLLAFCSTKLAKYKLPTVIEFIDELPKNTTGKILRRALRDQVRQG, from the coding sequence GTGAATTTATCAGATCGTTTACAGGAAACAGCAGAACAGCACGCTGGTAAAACGGCTTATCATTTTATGGACCAATCAGCATCATACGCGGAATTAAATGGTGCAGTAAATAAAATGGCGAATTACCTGACACAAGCCGGCGTGAAAAAAGGGGATCACGTTGGTCTGCTGCTAGGGAATTCACCTCATTTTGTGATTTCAATGTATGCAGCACTAAGAGTCGGGGCTACGGTTATTCCAATTAACCCGATTTATACGCCTGATGAAATTGCCTACATATTGCGTGATGGTGATGTAAAGGTTGTTGTCGCACTTGACCTTTTGCTGCCACTTGTTGAAAAAGCACACGCTGCACTTCCGGGGATTGTCCAATACGTCATTTGTGAGACAGCACCGGATGCTCATGAGAAAATCGCTGCCCTGCCTGAAGCGGTAAAGGGGAAGGTAACAGCATTTATGCATGCGATCGGCACTCAAAGTCCACTTTATCAGGGCCCTGATATTGATGAAGAGGATACAGCAATCATCCTTTACACGTCAGGAACGACAGGAAAGCCTAAAGGGGCGATGCTGTCGCATAAAAATGTCTTCTCAAATGCGAAAGACGTAGCAGAGTATTTGAACATTACAGGGGAAGACCGTGTCGTCACAGCGCTTCCAATGTTTCATGTATTCGCCTTAACGGTTGTCTTGAATGCACCTTTAATTAATGGAGGAACCATGCTGATCGTTCCACGCTTCAGCCCGAAAGACGTATTTGATGTCGTTCAAAAGCATAAAGCGACTGTGTTTGCAGGTGTGCCAACAATGTATAACTTCCTGCTTCAGTATCCTGAGGCAACAGGGGAAAGCTTTGAAAGTGTCCGTCTATGCATTTCAGGCGGTGCCTCACTGCCGGTTGCGCTGCTGCATCAGTTTGAAGGGAAATTTAACGTCCGTGTTTCTGAAGGTTACGGTTTATCTGAAGCTTCACCTGTAACATGCTTTAACCCATTAGACCGTGAGCGTAAAGCAGGCTCAATCGGAACATCCATTACAAATGTTGAAAATAAAATCGTTAACGAGCTAGGTGAAGAAGTACCGCCTGGTGAAGTGGGAGAGCTGATTGTCAGAGGACCGAACGTCATGAAAGGCTATTATAAAATGCCTGAAGAAACTGCAGCTGCCATTCGTGACGGCTGGCTTTACACTGGAGACCTTGCAAAACAGGACGAGGAAGGCTACTTCTTTATCGTTGACCGTAAAAAAGATATGGTCATCGTCGGCGGGTACAATGTTTATCCACGCGAGGTTGAAGAGGTACTTTACGAGCACGAAGCGATCACAGAGGCAGCTGTTGTCGGTGTTCCGGACATGAACTACGGAGAAGCCGTCCATGCCTTTGTCGTATCCAAAGACCCGTCCTTAACAAAAGAGGACCTGCTGGCATTCTGCTCAACAAAGCTGGCAAAATACAAACTGCCAACCGTCATCGAATTCATCGATGAACTGCCGAAAAATACAACCGGTAAAATCCTGAGACGCGCACTCCGCGATCAAGTGCGTCAGGGATAG
- a CDS encoding lipoate--protein ligase — MLFIDNKGITDPKINLAIEEYALKNLDIDQTYLLFYINEPSIIIGKNQNTIEEINTEYVEKNNIKVVRRLSGGGAVYHDLGNLNFSFITKDDGDSFHNFKKFTEPVVDALNQIGVPAELKGRNDLLVGERKISGNAQFSTKGRMFSHGTLMFDSEIDNVVSSLKVRKDKIESKGIKSIRSRVANISEFMDQKITIEEFKQLILRHIFGSEEKIEEYVLTEEDWNNIHKLSEERYQNWEWNYGKSPKFNLQHSHRFPVGSVDVRLDVEKGTIQNAKIYGDFFGVGDVSEIEQKLTGIRYERDEIEKALEGVDLKHYFGNVERDEFIDLLY; from the coding sequence ATGTTATTTATCGATAATAAAGGCATTACAGATCCGAAAATTAATCTTGCGATTGAAGAATATGCACTAAAAAATCTTGATATTGATCAGACGTATCTGCTGTTTTATATCAATGAGCCTTCCATCATTATTGGGAAGAATCAGAACACAATCGAAGAGATCAACACTGAGTATGTGGAGAAAAACAACATCAAGGTCGTACGCCGTCTTTCAGGTGGCGGTGCGGTTTATCATGATCTTGGAAATCTGAACTTCAGTTTTATCACAAAGGACGACGGTGACAGCTTCCACAACTTTAAGAAGTTCACGGAACCTGTTGTCGATGCGCTAAACCAGATCGGGGTTCCTGCAGAATTAAAAGGCCGTAACGATTTACTGGTCGGTGAGCGTAAAATCTCCGGAAATGCCCAATTCTCCACAAAAGGAAGAATGTTCAGTCACGGCACGCTCATGTTCGATTCTGAAATTGACAACGTTGTCTCCTCACTTAAAGTACGAAAAGACAAAATCGAGTCAAAAGGAATCAAATCAATCCGCAGCCGTGTCGCAAATATCTCAGAATTCATGGACCAGAAAATCACAATCGAAGAATTTAAGCAACTTATTCTCCGTCATATTTTCGGCAGCGAAGAGAAAATTGAGGAATATGTGCTGACAGAAGAAGACTGGAACAACATCCACAAGCTGTCTGAGGAACGTTATCAGAACTGGGAATGGAACTACGGGAAATCCCCTAAATTCAATCTCCAGCACTCACACCGTTTCCCGGTCGGAAGCGTAGACGTACGACTCGACGTAGAAAAAGGAACCATCCAGAATGCTAAAATCTACGGCGATTTCTTCGGTGTCGGTGATGTAAGCGAAATCGAACAAAAACTCACAGGCATCCGCTACGAAAGAGATGAAATCGAAAAAGCACTCGAAGGCGTAGACCTGAAACACTACTTCGGTAACGTAGAACGCGATGAATTTATTGATCTGTTGTATTAA
- a CDS encoding MBL fold metallo-hydrolase, with protein sequence MKLTVIGPWGGYPKAGEASAGYLVETDDYKLLIDCGSGVLSALQKFIAPEELDAVLITHYHADHIADIGVLHHALLIQHHLQQKPIQVKAYGHNEDEAGFASLGYKEFMLNEAYQPDQPLQAGPFTLRFQKTVHPVPCYAVRVDSDEGSFVFTADSAYQDAFTDFAENTDVLIAESNFYKGMNASSAGHMTSEEAATIAKDAGVKMLVLTHLPHFGDLQQLLAEAKEVYAGESHLAAAGMTITFTKGGQPHVIYR encoded by the coding sequence GTGAAGTTGACAGTGATTGGCCCCTGGGGAGGATATCCTAAAGCAGGGGAAGCAAGTGCAGGATATCTTGTAGAAACAGATGATTATAAGCTGCTGATCGATTGCGGAAGCGGCGTGTTGTCTGCTTTGCAGAAGTTTATCGCTCCTGAAGAGCTGGATGCTGTTTTGATTACGCATTACCACGCAGACCATATTGCAGATATCGGCGTTTTACATCATGCTCTCTTAATTCAGCATCACCTTCAGCAAAAGCCGATTCAGGTAAAGGCATATGGGCACAATGAAGATGAAGCCGGCTTTGCATCTCTCGGTTATAAGGAATTCATGTTGAATGAAGCTTATCAGCCGGATCAGCCCCTTCAGGCAGGACCGTTCACCCTTCGTTTTCAAAAGACGGTGCATCCGGTTCCATGTTATGCTGTGCGGGTTGACTCTGATGAAGGATCTTTTGTTTTTACAGCTGATTCAGCCTATCAGGATGCTTTCACAGATTTCGCGGAAAATACGGATGTGCTGATTGCTGAATCCAATTTTTATAAAGGGATGAACGCATCAAGTGCCGGACATATGACAAGTGAAGAAGCTGCAACGATTGCGAAAGATGCCGGAGTGAAAATGCTGGTACTGACGCATTTACCTCATTTCGGTGATCTTCAACAGCTGCTTGCTGAAGCGAAGGAAGTATATGCCGGGGAATCACATCTGGCTGCTGCCGGAATGACCATTACATTTACTAAAGGAGGACAACCGCATGTTATTTATCGATAA
- the yhfH gene encoding protein YhfH has translation MLENVMEFFRNLPPKKCASCGEQMEEQAEAYSTTCEKCAGTQ, from the coding sequence ATGTTGGAAAACGTAATGGAATTCTTCAGAAACCTGCCACCTAAAAAATGCGCATCCTGCGGCGAACAAATGGAAGAACAGGCAGAAGCCTACAGCACTACTTGCGAAAAGTGTGCCGGTACCCAATAA
- the hemY gene encoding protoporphyrinogen oxidase — MTTFKPKVVIIGGGITGLAAAYKIQNQVKEQNINADLTLIEANHRLGGKIQTAVRDGFVIEKGPDSFLERKKSMERLIREVGLGDQLVPNSTGQAFILTNDKLHPMPGGSIMGIPTKIKPFMTTDLLSVTGKLRAAGDFVLPRSKTEGDQSLGSFFRRRLGDEIVENLIEPLLSGIYAGDIDQISLMSTFPQYHQLEKEHRSLIAGIKKTTPAAPLPKKPLDQQRKKSLFLTLSTGLESLITRLEEVLTDFTVQKGVRVEGITEGVSSAHRYNLQLSSGAVIEADTIIFTVPHYTAASVFEEHDLLKEIADVPATSVATVAMAFPEDQVKNVHDGTGFVVSRNSDYTITACTWTHNKWPHTVPDGKVLLRCYVGRAGDEAVVDLSDSQIEQIVLEDLKKIMDVEAKPEFTIVTRWKRAMPQYTVGHRQRMSVVRAELEQKFPGVYLAGASYDGIGLPDCIDQGELAALKALAFVKPGV, encoded by the coding sequence GTGACAACGTTCAAACCGAAAGTGGTCATTATAGGCGGCGGGATAACCGGATTAGCCGCTGCCTATAAGATTCAAAATCAGGTAAAAGAACAGAATATAAATGCTGATCTGACACTGATTGAAGCAAACCATCGTCTCGGTGGCAAAATTCAGACGGCGGTCAGAGACGGGTTCGTCATCGAAAAAGGACCCGACTCCTTTTTGGAGCGAAAAAAAAGTATGGAGCGGCTGATCCGTGAAGTCGGTCTCGGTGATCAGCTCGTGCCGAATTCGACTGGACAGGCTTTTATCCTGACCAATGATAAGCTCCATCCGATGCCGGGTGGCTCGATCATGGGGATCCCTACAAAAATCAAGCCCTTTATGACAACGGATCTGCTTTCCGTTACCGGTAAGCTTCGCGCTGCTGGTGACTTTGTGCTGCCGCGTTCAAAAACGGAGGGTGACCAGTCACTCGGCTCTTTCTTCAGAAGACGACTTGGCGATGAAATTGTTGAGAATCTGATTGAACCGCTGCTTTCAGGTATTTATGCCGGAGACATTGACCAGATCAGTCTCATGTCAACCTTTCCACAATATCATCAGCTTGAAAAGGAGCATCGGAGCCTGATCGCCGGTATTAAGAAAACAACGCCTGCTGCACCACTTCCTAAAAAACCGCTCGATCAGCAGCGGAAAAAAAGCCTGTTTTTGACGCTTTCAACCGGTTTGGAGTCACTCATTACAAGACTTGAAGAAGTACTGACAGACTTTACCGTGCAAAAAGGTGTAAGGGTGGAAGGCATCACAGAAGGTGTTTCCTCTGCGCACCGGTACAATCTCCAATTAAGCAGCGGGGCAGTGATCGAAGCCGATACGATTATTTTCACCGTTCCGCATTACACGGCCGCATCCGTCTTTGAAGAGCATGATCTTCTAAAAGAAATTGCTGATGTGCCGGCAACCTCAGTGGCAACAGTCGCAATGGCGTTCCCGGAGGATCAGGTGAAAAACGTTCATGATGGCACCGGATTCGTTGTTTCGCGAAATAGTGATTATACCATTACAGCGTGTACCTGGACGCATAATAAATGGCCGCACACCGTTCCTGATGGGAAAGTACTGCTTCGCTGTTATGTGGGCAGAGCTGGTGATGAGGCAGTAGTGGATCTTTCAGACAGTCAGATTGAACAGATTGTGCTGGAGGATTTGAAGAAGATTATGGATGTGGAAGCAAAGCCGGAGTTTACGATTGTGACCCGGTGGAAGCGCGCGATGCCACAGTATACGGTTGGACACAGGCAACGGATGAGTGTGGTCCGTGCTGAGCTTGAGCAGAAGTTTCCTGGTGTGTATCTGGCCGGGGCGTCTTATGACGGGATCGGGCTGCCGGATTGTATTGATCAGGGTGAGCTTGCTGCGTTGAAGGCGCTGGCTTTTGTGAAGCCGGGGGTTTGA